A stretch of the Bordetella genomosp. 8 genome encodes the following:
- a CDS encoding TetR/AcrR family transcriptional regulator, which produces MAIQANNSSSERILSVAKKIAQAHGYGGLNLRSLAEEVGIKAASLYHHFPSKADLAAAVARRYWEDSAAALEALSTRFPDPADCLRKYPETFRKSLENGNRICLCSFMAAEYDDLPDLVKTEVQAFSDVNVAWLEKMLVAAGMGNSREAKKRARAIFAAIAGAQLMARGRSDIKLFDALIDGYRAAGLLPA; this is translated from the coding sequence GTGGCGATTCAAGCAAACAATAGCTCAAGTGAGCGCATCCTGTCGGTCGCGAAAAAGATCGCGCAGGCGCATGGCTATGGTGGCTTGAACCTTCGCAGCCTGGCTGAGGAAGTGGGCATCAAGGCGGCAAGTCTCTACCATCATTTCCCGAGCAAGGCGGACCTTGCCGCCGCCGTCGCCAGGCGTTATTGGGAAGACTCGGCGGCGGCGCTCGAAGCGCTGTCGACCAGGTTTCCCGATCCGGCCGACTGCCTGCGCAAATATCCGGAGACATTCCGCAAGTCGCTGGAGAACGGCAACCGCATATGCCTGTGCAGCTTCATGGCCGCTGAATACGATGATTTGCCCGACCTGGTCAAGACGGAAGTCCAGGCGTTTTCCGACGTCAACGTTGCCTGGCTTGAGAAGATGCTTGTGGCAGCGGGCATGGGCAATTCCAGGGAAGCGAAGAAAAGAGCGCGTGCCATATTCGCCGCAATCGCGGGCGCGCAACTGATGGCGCGCGGCCGTTCCGACATCAAGCTGTTCGACGCGTTGATCGATGGCTATCGGGCGGCTGGGTTGTTGCCGGCCTGA
- a CDS encoding glutathione S-transferase has translation MTVHDFPKGPYPTRVRIALAEKNLQDRVRFVMVDLYKGEHKDPEFMARKNYSGTLPVLELADGTCIAECTAITEYLDGLDNHPTLTGRSALEKGIIHMMNKRAEIELLDAISVYFHHGTPGLGPKVELYQNPEWGIRQRDKALRGMHYFDAVLSKQPYVAGAEFSMADITVIGGLVFARIVDLPVPAECTALLEWYERMKQRPSVHRQPAFSDIAVG, from the coding sequence ATGACGGTTCATGATTTTCCCAAGGGTCCATATCCCACGCGTGTGCGCATCGCCCTCGCGGAAAAGAATCTGCAGGACCGTGTGCGATTCGTGATGGTCGACCTGTACAAGGGGGAGCACAAGGATCCGGAATTCATGGCGCGTAAAAACTATTCGGGCACATTGCCGGTGCTCGAGCTTGCAGACGGTACCTGCATTGCCGAGTGCACCGCCATCACGGAATATCTTGACGGACTGGACAACCATCCCACGCTCACCGGCAGGAGCGCCCTTGAAAAAGGCATCATCCATATGATGAACAAACGGGCCGAGATCGAGTTGCTCGATGCGATCAGCGTGTACTTCCATCACGGCACCCCGGGGTTGGGGCCCAAGGTCGAGCTGTACCAGAACCCTGAATGGGGAATCAGGCAGCGCGACAAGGCCTTGCGCGGGATGCATTACTTCGACGCTGTGTTGAGCAAGCAGCCTTATGTGGCAGGCGCGGAGTTTTCGATGGCCGACATTACCGTGATCGGTGGCCTGGTCTTTGCCAGGATCGTCGACCTGCCCGTGCCCGCCGAATGCACGGCCTTATTGGAATGGTACGAGCGCATGAAGCAGCGCCCCAGCGTACACCGGCAGCCCGCATTTTCGGATATCGCGGTCGGCTAG
- a CDS encoding acyltransferase family protein: MSPDDQRNRKIDLLRGISILLVLFHHFNIAYRLDDTFLSRVIGWEAVRAVARNGNYGVTMFFVISGYLITTHTMRRWRRPGLVDARGFYALRIARIVPCLLLLLIVVNALAMGGIAIFQNHAPNGVPVSLWLVNLASLTFWMNVLVGTHGWTNYALGVLWSLSVEEVFYLSFPLLCLILRRESRLLALWLACIAVGPIYRLFHQGDEGGYLYAYFACFDGIAMGCCAALLARRLEWDGRARRVATWVTATCMAAVYLAWPIRDSNVLGVTAIAFGTAVLLLAMQGRANETRIQRTHASAALEALGRLNYELYLFHLIVLGALRTIAPPSTVLGDQKMGLLAGYLLLSVGLSTVVARTYADPLNRYIRQRLLVERHAS, translated from the coding sequence ATGAGCCCGGACGACCAGCGGAACAGGAAGATCGATCTCCTGCGCGGCATCTCCATCCTGCTCGTGCTGTTCCACCACTTCAATATCGCCTATCGGCTCGACGACACGTTCCTGTCGCGCGTAATCGGATGGGAAGCCGTCCGGGCCGTTGCGCGCAATGGCAACTACGGAGTCACGATGTTTTTCGTGATCTCCGGCTACCTGATCACCACCCATACGATGCGCCGGTGGCGCCGACCCGGCCTTGTCGACGCCAGGGGCTTCTACGCCCTGCGGATCGCCCGCATCGTCCCGTGCCTGCTACTGCTGTTGATCGTTGTGAACGCGCTGGCGATGGGTGGTATCGCCATCTTCCAGAATCATGCGCCGAACGGTGTGCCGGTCTCGCTGTGGCTGGTGAACCTGGCGTCGTTGACATTCTGGATGAACGTGCTGGTGGGTACGCATGGCTGGACCAACTATGCGCTCGGTGTGTTGTGGTCGCTTTCCGTCGAGGAAGTGTTCTACCTGTCGTTTCCGCTGCTCTGCCTGATACTGCGACGAGAATCGCGGCTTCTTGCCTTATGGCTCGCATGCATCGCCGTGGGTCCGATCTATCGGCTTTTCCATCAGGGCGACGAAGGCGGCTATCTCTACGCGTATTTCGCCTGTTTCGATGGAATCGCCATGGGCTGCTGCGCGGCCTTGCTCGCCAGGCGGCTCGAATGGGATGGCCGCGCGCGCCGCGTCGCGACATGGGTGACGGCGACATGCATGGCGGCTGTCTACCTTGCCTGGCCCATCCGGGATAGCAATGTATTAGGTGTCACGGCCATCGCTTTCGGCACGGCGGTCCTGCTCCTGGCCATGCAGGGTCGAGCGAACGAAACAAGGATCCAGCGCACGCATGCGTCCGCCGCATTGGAAGCACTCGGCAGACTGAACTATGAACTCTACCTGTTCCACCTGATCGTGCTGGGGGCATTACGAACGATAGCGCCGCCTTCCACCGTGTTGGGAGACCAGAAAATGGGGCTCCTGGCAGGCTACCTGCTGCTTTCCGTCGGCCTGAGCACGGTGGTCGCGCGGACCTATGCAGATCCTTTGAATCGCTACATCCGGCAACGGCTCCTGGTCGAACGTCATGCTTCCTGA
- the bla gene encoding class A beta-lactamase gives MTPSLLRRKLLIGLPLLAGMGAIRDVHAAGSALADIERRNGGRLGVFAVDTATGRTLAHRADERFLMCSTFKGLLAAQVLQRVDGGAERLDRLVRYTEKDLIFTSPVTKANVGRGSMSIEELCRAVLVESDNTAAILLMRSAGGPAGLTRFVRGLGDTVTRSDRYEPDSNRADGAFDTTSPKAIATVAQGLLLGDVLSTNSRATLERGMADCKPGLNRIRAALPADWQAADRPGTNIDNETNDYALVRPPGRTPLLVAVYYDAPGVKMDRREAVLREAGKAFVQWATSAA, from the coding sequence GTGACTCCTTCCCTCCTCCGCCGAAAACTATTGATTGGATTGCCGCTGCTCGCGGGCATGGGTGCGATCCGCGACGTCCATGCAGCCGGATCGGCGCTGGCCGATATCGAACGCCGTAACGGCGGTCGCCTTGGTGTTTTCGCGGTCGATACCGCTACGGGCCGCACCCTCGCCCATCGCGCCGACGAACGATTCCTGATGTGCAGCACCTTCAAGGGATTACTCGCCGCGCAGGTACTGCAACGCGTCGATGGCGGCGCCGAGCGGCTCGACCGCCTCGTGCGCTACACGGAAAAGGACTTGATTTTCACGTCGCCCGTAACCAAGGCCAACGTCGGACGTGGATCGATGTCGATCGAAGAACTCTGCCGCGCGGTCCTGGTGGAAAGCGACAATACGGCCGCGATCCTATTGATGCGCAGTGCCGGCGGCCCTGCCGGGCTTACCCGGTTCGTACGTGGCCTCGGCGACACCGTCACGCGCTCGGATCGCTATGAACCCGACTCGAACCGCGCGGACGGCGCCTTCGACACCACATCGCCGAAAGCCATCGCCACCGTGGCGCAAGGCCTGCTGCTCGGCGATGTCCTGAGCACGAACTCTCGCGCGACGCTGGAACGCGGGATGGCCGACTGCAAGCCGGGCCTCAATCGGATCCGCGCGGCGCTGCCAGCCGATTGGCAGGCCGCCGATCGTCCCGGAACCAACATCGACAACGAAACCAATGACTACGCACTCGTGCGCCCGCCCGGGCGCACGCCCTTGCTCGTCGCCGTCTACTACGATGCGCCGGGCGTCAAGATGGACAGGCGGGAGGCGGTTCTGCGCGAAGCAGGCAAGGCATTCGTGCAGTGGGCCACGAGCGCGGCATGA